Proteins encoded by one window of Winogradskyella sp. PG-2:
- a CDS encoding SulP family inorganic anion transporter — MKELFSNIKGDAFGGITAGIVALPLALAFGVSSGLGPSAGIYGAIFISFFAALFGGTNTQISGPTAPMTAVSMVVIASLIATNNGSVEKALPAILTVFLLAGILQIAFGAIGLGKYIRYIPYPVVSGFMTAIGVIILVTQILPAIGYYPKEDTNFVNKFESQVEEVVTTRSLINTKNNKNGKSLNIEDYKTSIDHTVALSDVIRNDEAKTLAGKEASGVIGALKVLPRAIKQINWLELLLALATILIIYGFKRVTTKIPSTLVALLVMTAIALAFNLDYIAIPEIPGGLPEFKAEIFSGFSLRSVTPYIFTALTLALLGSIDSLLTSVVADNMTKTKHKPNKELLGQGIGNSIAALFGGIPGAGATIRTVVNIKSGGKTKLSGMIAGVLLFIILLVLSPLASKIPAAVLAGILITVGIGVIDYKGLKAIPSLPKDIKIGPLKLSSEVLIMMVVLILSSVWDLVYAVGIGLVLASLLFMKKIGDITAKQSIIKPLNEKPWDDEFDMPSNLKEEVVIKHIEGPLFFGSTASFQQLAKQIPSTSKTVVIRMEKLTYMDQSGLYAMEDVLFDLKKQDINILMTGVLDQPRLLMERIDIIPDLVSENQIYQNFDTCLEWIKTNIKDNYK; from the coding sequence ATGAAAGAATTATTTTCTAATATTAAAGGTGACGCTTTTGGTGGTATTACTGCTGGTATTGTTGCTTTACCTTTGGCTCTAGCCTTTGGTGTATCCTCTGGCTTAGGACCAAGTGCTGGAATTTATGGAGCAATATTTATTAGCTTTTTTGCGGCACTATTTGGTGGTACAAATACACAGATTTCTGGGCCAACGGCACCAATGACAGCTGTAAGTATGGTAGTTATTGCCAGCCTAATTGCTACTAATAATGGCAGTGTAGAAAAGGCATTACCAGCAATTCTAACTGTATTTTTATTGGCTGGTATTTTACAAATTGCCTTTGGAGCGATAGGTTTAGGAAAATATATTAGATACATACCTTATCCTGTAGTCTCTGGTTTTATGACAGCTATTGGTGTAATTATTCTAGTAACTCAGATATTACCAGCTATAGGTTATTATCCCAAAGAGGATACGAATTTTGTTAATAAATTTGAGTCGCAAGTTGAGGAAGTTGTTACTACAAGAAGCCTGATTAATACAAAGAATAATAAAAATGGTAAAAGCTTAAATATAGAAGATTATAAAACTTCAATTGACCATACTGTAGCATTATCGGATGTTATACGTAACGACGAAGCAAAAACTCTTGCTGGGAAAGAAGCCTCTGGTGTTATAGGAGCCTTAAAAGTCTTGCCAAGAGCCATTAAACAGATAAACTGGTTAGAGCTACTATTAGCATTAGCTACTATTTTAATTATATATGGGTTTAAACGTGTAACAACCAAAATACCAAGTACATTGGTTGCTTTACTAGTAATGACTGCAATTGCTTTAGCTTTTAACTTAGATTATATAGCGATACCTGAGATTCCAGGAGGTCTGCCAGAATTTAAGGCAGAAATTTTTAGTGGCTTTAGTTTAAGGAGTGTTACACCTTATATTTTTACAGCATTAACATTGGCATTATTAGGATCAATAGATTCATTATTAACCAGTGTTGTTGCAGATAATATGACGAAGACAAAACACAAACCAAATAAAGAGTTATTAGGTCAAGGTATTGGAAATAGTATCGCTGCACTTTTTGGTGGTATTCCTGGCGCAGGTGCCACAATACGTACAGTGGTCAATATAAAGTCTGGTGGTAAGACAAAATTATCTGGTATGATTGCTGGGGTCTTATTATTTATAATATTATTGGTGTTATCTCCATTAGCTTCCAAAATTCCAGCAGCTGTATTAGCAGGCATTCTTATTACCGTAGGAATAGGTGTTATTGATTATAAAGGATTAAAAGCCATACCATCCTTACCAAAGGATATAAAAATAGGACCGTTAAAATTGAGCTCAGAAGTACTTATTATGATGGTGGTTTTAATACTGTCGTCGGTTTGGGATTTAGTTTATGCCGTTGGGATTGGTTTGGTACTTGCATCTTTACTGTTTATGAAGAAAATAGGAGATATTACAGCAAAGCAATCTATAATAAAACCTTTGAATGAAAAACCATGGGATGATGAGTTTGATATGCCCTCTAATTTGAAGGAAGAGGTTGTAATTAAGCATATAGAAGGTCCTTTATTTTTTGGTTCAACGGCAAGTTTCCAACAATTGGCCAAACAAATTCCTAGTACATCCAAAACCGTTGTTATTCGTATGGAAAAACTTACATACATGGACCAATCAGGTCTTTATGCGATGGAGGACGTACTTTTTGATTTAAAAAAACAAGATATTAATATATTAATGACTGGAGTTTTAGATCAACCAAGATTACTTATGGAACGGATAGATATCATTCCAGATTTAGTTTCAGAAAATCAAATTTATCAAAACTTTGACACCTGTTTAGAGTGGATAAAAACAAATATAAAAGACAATTATAAATAA
- a CDS encoding SulP family inorganic anion transporter, with product MFKTLKNDIPASIVVFFVALPLCLGISVASGAEPITGLIAGIVGGIIVGAASGSKIGVSGPAAGLAVIVATAIGDLGYENFLVAVVLAGVFQIILGVFKAGIIGYYFPSSVIKGMLTGIGIVIILKEIPYFFGLDKNPEGDFAFLQIDGENTLTELLKTINAIISGNFDKGATIIALISMGILLLWANVLSKKGKIFKLVQGPLVAVVIGIVFYFLTKDTGMELSKDHLVSVPVPESLAGLKDLLTFPNFSAITNPKILITAFTIGLVASLETLLCVEATDKLDPDKNVTPTNRELFAQGSGNIVSGLIGGLPVTQVIVRSSANIQSGGKSKASAVIHGFLLLISVVTIPMVLNLIPLSVLAAILFIVGYKLAKPSTFKAMYNAGWMQFIPFITTIVGIVFIDLLWGIGLGLAVGIFIVLFKSFKNSHFLHKEGEDVDDGKIKMTLAEEVTFFNKGAILQELDSLPKDSYLELDVRKTQYLDNDIIEILDDFAFKAKERNIDIKLISERGIVENPESFIEFFKLRPKLDEFKL from the coding sequence ATGTTTAAAACATTAAAAAACGATATACCAGCGAGTATTGTTGTATTCTTTGTAGCCTTACCATTATGTTTAGGAATTTCTGTTGCTTCGGGAGCTGAGCCTATTACTGGTTTAATAGCGGGGATTGTTGGTGGTATTATTGTAGGGGCTGCATCGGGCTCTAAAATTGGGGTTAGTGGTCCAGCTGCTGGTTTGGCAGTAATTGTAGCAACTGCAATCGGTGACCTAGGCTATGAGAATTTTCTAGTAGCAGTAGTTTTGGCTGGTGTGTTTCAAATAATTCTTGGAGTATTTAAGGCCGGAATTATAGGTTACTATTTCCCATCTTCTGTAATCAAAGGAATGCTAACAGGAATAGGTATAGTTATTATATTAAAAGAGATTCCGTACTTTTTTGGATTAGACAAAAACCCTGAAGGCGATTTTGCTTTTTTACAAATTGATGGTGAAAACACATTAACGGAACTACTAAAAACTATAAACGCAATAATCAGTGGAAATTTTGATAAAGGTGCTACAATTATCGCCTTAATTTCTATGGGCATACTTTTATTGTGGGCAAATGTATTGAGCAAAAAAGGCAAGATTTTTAAGCTTGTACAAGGGCCTTTAGTCGCAGTCGTTATAGGTATTGTATTCTACTTTCTGACCAAAGACACGGGTATGGAGTTAAGCAAAGACCATTTAGTATCTGTACCAGTGCCAGAGAGTTTGGCTGGTCTAAAAGATTTACTTACGTTTCCTAATTTCTCCGCAATTACAAATCCAAAAATATTAATAACTGCATTTACTATTGGCTTGGTAGCATCATTAGAAACATTACTGTGTGTTGAAGCAACGGATAAGTTAGATCCAGATAAAAATGTTACTCCTACAAATAGAGAGCTTTTCGCTCAAGGTTCAGGGAACATTGTTTCGGGGTTAATTGGTGGATTACCTGTAACACAGGTTATAGTTAGAAGTTCAGCAAATATTCAATCAGGAGGAAAGAGTAAGGCATCAGCTGTAATTCATGGATTTTTATTATTAATATCGGTTGTAACAATTCCGATGGTATTAAATCTAATTCCACTTTCAGTATTAGCTGCCATATTATTTATAGTAGGATATAAGCTTGCTAAACCATCCACATTTAAAGCAATGTATAATGCTGGTTGGATGCAGTTTATTCCTTTCATTACTACAATCGTAGGTATTGTTTTTATCGATTTACTGTGGGGAATAGGGCTTGGACTTGCTGTAGGAATCTTTATCGTACTTTTTAAAAGTTTTAAAAATTCACATTTTTTACACAAAGAAGGTGAAGACGTAGATGATGGAAAAATAAAAATGACTTTAGCAGAGGAAGTTACCTTCTTTAATAAAGGAGCAATATTACAAGAATTAGATAGTCTTCCAAAAGATTCGTATTTAGAATTAGACGTAAGAAAAACACAATATCTAGATAACGATATTATTGAAATATTAGATGATTTTGCTTTTAAAGCTAAAGAACGAAATATAGATATAAAGCTCATTTCCGAACGTGGAATCGTTGAAAATCCTGAGAGTTTTATTGAGTTTTTTAAGCTTAGGCCAAAATTAGATGAGTTTAAACTTTAA
- a CDS encoding tetratricopeptide repeat protein — MRIIVIVLICCSSLLGFTQNDKVFEQANALYNESKYAEAIDKYESILNSDTHSAELYFNLGNANYKLNNIAPSIYYYEKALLISPNDKEIKSNLSFAQNMTIDAIDKVPQVGFSRLVNNMVNTFNSDAWAKFAIGGVLVFVLLFLMYHFSYSTSKKRIAFVVSIVSLFVACFSVVMAFQKDNLDKKDNPAIVFVQESRVKAEANKTSEEVFRLHEGTKVQVLETYEDWMKIQLSDNSTGWIPSNDIKMLNIF; from the coding sequence ATGAGAATCATTGTAATTGTATTGATATGTTGTTCAAGTCTATTAGGATTTACTCAAAACGATAAAGTTTTTGAACAAGCTAATGCGTTATATAATGAAAGTAAATATGCTGAAGCTATTGATAAGTATGAATCTATTTTAAATTCAGACACGCATTCTGCAGAATTATATTTTAATCTTGGCAATGCTAATTATAAGCTTAATAATATTGCTCCAAGTATTTATTATTATGAAAAGGCATTGCTGATCAGCCCAAATGATAAAGAAATAAAAAGCAATTTGTCTTTTGCACAAAATATGACTATTGACGCTATTGATAAAGTACCTCAAGTAGGTTTTTCAAGACTCGTTAACAATATGGTCAATACCTTTAATTCAGATGCTTGGGCAAAATTTGCTATAGGAGGAGTTCTTGTATTTGTTTTATTATTCTTAATGTATCATTTTTCTTATTCTACTTCTAAAAAACGAATCGCATTTGTTGTTAGTATTGTGAGTTTATTTGTAGCATGTTTCTCTGTGGTTATGGCTTTTCAGAAGGATAATTTAGATAAAAAAGATAATCCTGCAATAGTCTTTGTTCAAGAAAGTAGAGTTAAGGCTGAAGCTAATAAAACGTCTGAAGAAGTGTTTAGATTACATGAAGGAACAAAGGTGCAGGTTCTTGAAACCTATGAAGATTGGATGAAAATTCAACTTTCAGATAATTCTACTGGATGGATTCCTTCTAACGACATAAAGATGTTGAACATTTTTTAG
- a CDS encoding BatD family protein produces MKFIKYISVLILVLATSIASAQVKFEAKVSKKKLGVNERLRIDFEMNQDGDNFVPPSFKDFTVVGGPNTSLMNSYNNGKKTYLKTYSYFLAPKKRGKFTIKQATIEIEGETYKTFPITVTVSAAVDRPNGAPDASDIASENIHLVAEVSKANPYLNEAITVVYKLFVSRETGVSNWREKDNPRYNDFWSQNIEVKGFPTHKAEYKGKDYRYVILRKTVLYPQKTGKLKLEPLVLDITVEVPSGRADIFGRQLMTKVPKTVTAGSRTINVKPLPDEGKPSDFTGAVGDFSFTVNTSKTQLNATESLEAEIQVSGKGNLKLFELPKLTVPSALEVYEPEHKENVRTNLAGMRGSISDTYTIVPQYRGKYPVPTISFSYFDLKTESYKRITSDEIVIDVLEGPTASTTNVNATEPNNKQTVIPNTNTFAFIKTSSNWTTTTSQPFFKTTGFWSLLLFPFLAIPLAILIRRKQDERNADVQGNRLRKADRLAKKYLSAAKKALGQKEAFYVALEKALHNYLKAKLNIETSDFNKEKIEKLLHERNVEGNVVSDFISILENCELARYTPITQVTMQNDYEKAAQTISLIDKQLR; encoded by the coding sequence ATGAAATTCATAAAATACATATCTGTTTTAATCCTAGTACTTGCTACAAGTATTGCTTCTGCACAAGTAAAGTTTGAAGCCAAAGTCAGTAAGAAAAAACTAGGCGTAAATGAACGTTTACGAATAGATTTTGAAATGAATCAAGACGGAGATAATTTTGTTCCGCCTAGTTTTAAAGATTTTACGGTTGTAGGTGGTCCAAATACATCGTTAATGAATTCTTACAATAACGGCAAAAAGACATACTTAAAAACCTACAGTTATTTTTTAGCGCCAAAAAAACGCGGGAAGTTTACAATTAAGCAAGCAACAATTGAAATTGAAGGTGAAACCTATAAGACCTTTCCGATTACAGTAACTGTTTCCGCTGCAGTTGACAGACCAAATGGTGCTCCAGATGCTTCTGATATTGCATCAGAGAATATTCATCTTGTTGCTGAAGTTTCTAAAGCAAACCCTTATTTGAATGAAGCAATAACAGTTGTTTATAAGTTATTTGTATCTCGAGAAACTGGTGTAAGTAATTGGCGAGAGAAAGACAATCCAAGATATAATGATTTTTGGAGTCAGAATATAGAAGTTAAAGGTTTTCCAACTCATAAAGCTGAATACAAAGGAAAAGATTATCGTTATGTTATTCTTAGAAAAACGGTACTCTATCCTCAAAAAACAGGAAAGTTAAAGTTAGAACCTTTGGTATTAGATATTACAGTTGAAGTGCCTTCAGGTAGAGCCGATATTTTTGGACGACAACTTATGACTAAAGTGCCAAAAACTGTCACTGCTGGTAGTAGAACTATAAATGTAAAACCATTACCTGATGAAGGAAAACCTTCAGATTTCACTGGTGCTGTCGGTGATTTTTCCTTTACTGTAAATACATCGAAGACTCAATTAAATGCTACTGAATCACTTGAAGCAGAAATACAAGTTTCTGGGAAAGGAAATCTTAAGCTTTTTGAATTACCTAAACTAACTGTACCAAGTGCTCTCGAGGTTTACGAACCTGAACACAAGGAAAATGTGCGCACTAATTTGGCAGGAATGAGAGGTAGTATTTCAGATACCTATACAATTGTTCCTCAATATCGAGGAAAGTACCCTGTACCAACTATATCATTCTCATATTTTGATTTAAAAACAGAAAGTTATAAACGAATTACTTCTGATGAAATTGTTATTGATGTTTTAGAAGGTCCTACAGCTTCGACTACCAATGTAAACGCTACAGAACCAAATAATAAGCAAACGGTTATACCAAATACGAATACATTTGCCTTTATAAAAACATCATCTAACTGGACGACGACAACAAGTCAACCCTTTTTTAAAACTACTGGCTTTTGGTCATTACTTTTGTTTCCTTTTTTAGCTATACCATTAGCAATTTTAATTAGAAGAAAACAAGATGAACGTAATGCAGATGTTCAAGGTAATCGTCTTAGAAAAGCAGATCGCTTAGCTAAGAAATATTTGAGTGCTGCAAAAAAAGCACTAGGCCAAAAAGAAGCCTTTTATGTGGCGCTAGAGAAAGCATTACATAATTATTTAAAGGCTAAATTGAATATTGAGACAAGTGATTTTAATAAGGAAAAAATCGAAAAGTTATTACACGAACGTAATGTTGAGGGTAATGTAGTTTCAGACTTCATTTCAATATTAGAGAATTGTGAATTGGCGCGTTACACTCCAATTACACAAGTAACTATGCAGAATGATTATGAAAAAGCAGCACAAACCATTTCGTTAATAGATAAACAATTGAGATAG
- a CDS encoding aerotolerance regulator BatC — translation MNKMRFYVTLIALLIGFSGFSQEAEKAQLKAEKNATNLVYKANELVGEDNYIEAEMEYRKAISEAPSKAVGAYNLAHTYFRKGSFKEALFRSQEAAKNAVSKDEKHRAFHNIGNILMQNELCKEAVEAFKSALRNNPNDEETRYNYVLAKECAEQQNDGGGEDNKEDEDKEEEKDKEDEQKKEDQNKDEQDKKDEGDKDKKEGEDEEDEKGKPKDDKKDDGKGNKDKKDQNKKPKSKPGQMSPQQIKNILEAMQNQEQKVQEKMNAEKQKGAKIKTEKDW, via the coding sequence ATGAATAAGATGAGATTTTATGTAACTCTTATTGCATTATTAATTGGGTTTTCAGGATTTTCACAAGAAGCAGAAAAGGCACAATTAAAAGCAGAAAAAAATGCTACTAATTTAGTTTATAAAGCTAATGAGTTAGTAGGCGAAGATAATTATATCGAAGCCGAAATGGAATATAGAAAAGCCATTTCTGAAGCACCAAGTAAAGCAGTCGGAGCTTATAATTTAGCTCATACATACTTTAGGAAAGGGAGTTTTAAAGAAGCTTTATTTAGAAGTCAAGAAGCTGCAAAGAACGCTGTAAGTAAAGATGAAAAGCACAGAGCATTTCATAATATTGGTAATATTTTAATGCAGAACGAACTTTGTAAAGAAGCGGTCGAAGCTTTTAAAAGTGCCCTTAGAAATAATCCGAATGACGAAGAAACACGCTATAACTATGTCTTAGCAAAAGAATGTGCTGAGCAACAAAACGATGGTGGTGGAGAAGACAATAAAGAGGATGAGGATAAAGAAGAAGAAAAAGATAAAGAAGACGAGCAAAAGAAAGAAGACCAAAACAAGGACGAGCAAGATAAAAAAGACGAAGGAGATAAAGATAAAAAAGAAGGTGAAGACGAGGAAGATGAAAAAGGAAAGCCTAAAGATGATAAAAAGGATGATGGTAAAGGTAATAAGGATAAAAAAGACCAAAATAAAAAGCCTAAATCAAAACCAGGTCAAATGTCTCCTCAGCAAATAAAGAATATTTTAGAGGCAATGCAAAATCAAGAACAGAAGGTTCAAGAAAAAATGAATGCCGAAAAACAAAAAGGGGCAAAAATAAAAACTGAAAAAGACTGGTAA